GCGGCCGTCATAGGCGGTCACCTTGCCGGTCTTGGCGTCGTAGAACACCATGAACGATCCGCCGCCCAGGCCCGAGCTCTGCGGCTCGACCAGGCCCAGCACCGCCTGCACCGCCACCGCCGCGTCCACCGCGCTGCCGCCGTCGCGCAGCACCCGCAGGCCCGCCTCGACCGCCAGCGGATTGGCCGCCGCCACCATGCCGCTGGGCTTGTAGGCCGGCGCCGAGGCGGAGGCGGCCGCCGGCGGTTCGGCCTGGACCGGAAGGGCGGCGCAGCCGGCGAGCAGGGCGGCGAGCATGACGGCGTTTAGGGGAGCGACCAGACGCATGGCGAACTTTCGACAAGGGGCTCGAACGTGAACGGCGATCGCGCCGTCGCGATCCGCGCACGGCCAAGGTCGTCCTCGTCTCAAAAGGGGAGCGGAGCCTTGCGGGTCAAGGCCTGGAAGCGCTTCTCCCCAAACTTCGCGCATTCTGCATCAAAAGGCGCTTGCGTCCCCGGATGGTCCGGGCTATCTCCCCCGCCTCGCCGAAAGGCAATGCGCGCCCGTAGCTCAGCTGGATAGAGCATCAGACTACGAATCTGAGGGTCGGACGTTCGAATCGTTCCGGGCGCGCCATTTCTTCCAATCACTTAGCTCCCACGAGCGCCGTGATTTGGGGTCTGATTTACAATCATTTCCAAGTCGATCTACACGACCCGTTCGCGGGGCGTCTCTGACGCGTGGGCGCTGCTACGGTTGTGCCTCACATCGTTTTGTCGCGGGCAAAGCGCGCTTCCCTCGCTTATCCGCCGACGTTCGCGGAGCTCCTGTCAGGCATTAGATCTGGCGATCTCCTGTTCGTACCGGGGCAGGTTGGCGGCCGCGGCGACGGCGCGCCGGAGCCTGACTTCGAGGCTCAGGTACGCTTGGCGTTCGCCAATATCGAGGCGACCCTCAAGGAGGCTGGAGGCGCCTTATCCAAACTGGACGGTGGTCGGCGTGACTGGGCTGGCCGGCTTCGATTTCGAGATCAAGGTCATTGCCGCATTCCTCAATAGCAAGATGGCGCGCCGACAAAGAACGGCATGAGCTCGGGCGTTCGTCATCCAGGTCGCTCGGAACTCGGCCTTGTCGTCTTTCGACTGATTTGATGCGTTTTGCGCATTGGCCTGAATACGCCTTCGCGGCCTACCCCAGACGACGTGGAATGTAGCGCGGAGGCGACGTGACCAACCAGCAGGCCCGGGAGGCCTTGAGGGCGCTGTTCGACGCCGCGGTGGCGGCCGCCTCGCCAGCGCTGTGCGTACCGCCGCACCTGCCGCCGCCGCCGAAGGGGCGTACGATCGTGATTGGGGCGGGAAAGGCCGCGGCCGCCATGGCCGCGGCGGTCGAGGCCCACTGGGACGGACCCCTCGATGGGCTGGTTGTCACGCGTTACGGCCACGGGATCGCGTGTCGGCGCATCCTTGTTGTCGAGGCCGCCCATCCCGTCGCCGACGAGGCTGGCATGGCCGCGACCGCGGCCATGATGGACATGCTGCGCGGCCTGACCGCTGACGACCTGGTGCTGTGCCTGCTGTCGGGCGGCGGTTCGGCGCTGCTGGCCGCGCCCGCGCCCGGTCTGACCTTGGCGGACAAGCAGGAGATCACTCGGGCCCTGCTGCGCAGCGGCGCGCCGATCGACGAGATCAACTGCGTCCGCAAGCACCTGTCGGCGGTGAAGGGCGGACGGCTGGCGCAGATGGCCGCGCCGGCTCGGATGGTGACGCTGGCGATTTCCGACGTGCCCGGCGACGATGTCTCGGTGATCGCCTCGGGCCCGACCACGCCCGATCACACCACGCGCATGATGGCGCTGGCCATCCTCGACCGACGCCAGATCACCATCCCTGATCATGTGCGGGCCTGGCTGGAGGACGTTCGCAGCGAAACGCCCAAGCAGGTTCCGCCGAGTGAGACCGTGATTGTGGCGCGTCCGCGCGATGCGCTGGAGGCGGCGGCGCGCGAGGCCCGCAGGCGAGGGCTAAGTCCCGTCGTGCTGGGCGACGCGATCGAGGGCGAGGCGTGCGTGGTGGCGGCCGAACAGGCGGGCTTGGCCCTGGAGGTGGCGGCAGGCCGCTTCGCGATCAGCGCGCCGTGCGTCCTGCTGTCGGGCGGGGAGACGACCGTTACGGTGCGCGGGCGAGGGCGGGGCGGCCGCAACGCCGAATACCTGCTGGCTCTGGCGGTGGCGCTGCAAGGCGAGGCTGGAATCCACGCCCTGGCGGCCGATACCGACGGCATCGACGGTTCCGAGCACAACGCCGGCGCGCTGCTGTCGCCCGATAGTCTGGCGCGGGCCACCGCCCTTGGCCTGAACCCCGCCTGGCGTCTGGCCGACAATGACGGCTTCGGCGTCTTCGAGGCCCTGGACGACCTTGTGATCACCGGCCCGACCCTCACCAACGTCAATGACTTCCGGGCGATCCTGATCGACGCCCCGCCTTCTTCGGAGCACCTCGCATGACCAAGCAGCGCCAATACCGGATCGCGGTGATCCCGGGCGATGGGATCGGCAAGGAGGTGGTCCCCGAAGGGTTGCGCGTGCTGGAAGCCGTGTCGGCGCGGTTCGGCTGCCAGTTCGCTTTCGACCACTTCGACTTCGCCTCATGCGACTACTATCTCAAGCACGGCGTGATGATGCCGTCCGACTGGAAGGCCAGGATCGGCGGGCACGACGCCATCTTCTTCGGCGCCGTCGGCTGGCCTGAAACCGTGCCCGACCATGTCTCGCTCTGGGGATCGCTGATCCAGTTCCGGCGCGAGTTCGACCAGTACGTCAACCTGCGTCCGGTCAAGCTGATGCCCGGCGTACCCAGCCCGCTGGCAGGGCGAAAGCCGGGCGATATCGACTTCTACGTGGTGCGCGAGAACACCGAGGGGGAATATTCCTCGATCGGCGGGCGGATCTTCCCCGACACCGAGCGCGAGGTGGTGGTCCAGGAGACGGTCATGACCCGCGTGGGCGTCGACCGGATCCTGAAATACGCCTTCGACCTGGCGGCGCGGCGCGACAAGAAGCACCTGACCTCGGCCACCAAATCCAACGGCATCTCGATCACCATGCCCTACTGGGACGAGCGGGTTGAAGCCATGGCGCCGAACTATCCGCAGGTGCGCTGGGACAAGTATCACATCGACATTCTGACGGCGCATTTCGTGCAACATCCCGACTGGTTTGACGTGGTGGTGGCCTCCAATCTGTTCGGCGACATCCTGTCGGACCTGGGACCGGCCTGCACCGGCACGATCGGGATCGCACCCGCGGGCAACATCAATCCCGAGCGGGCCTTCCCGTCTCTGTTCGAGCCCGTGCATGGTTCGGCGCCGGACATCGCCGGTCTGGGCGTAGCCAATCCGGTGGGGCAGATTTGGTCGGCGGCCTTGATGTTGGACCACCTGGGAGAGTCTGAGGCCGCGGCGGCCGTCCTGGCGGCGATCGAAGCGGTCCTGGCCCAGCCCGAGCTGCGCACCCGCGATCTCGGCGGTCCGTTGGGCACCGAGGCCTGCGGTCGGGCCATCGCCGAGGCGGTGGCTCGACCTGGCAGTCCGCCAAGCGCGGCGCTGAAGTTGAATTCGAATATTTAAATTTAGGATGCAAAACTGAGAGGGTGATCTCCGAAGGGTGACGTCATGGGCGTATTCCAAGCGCTCGGATGTCCCGAGCGCGCGTCGCTAGGAGATATCGATGCGGCTTCTACCCATGGGCTCCCTGCTCGCCTTCCTGCCGCTGCTCGCCACGCCCGCCGTGGCCAGGGAAGAGGAGCGCGCCTGGTCGGGGAACATCGCCGTCGGGGCTGGCATGCGGCCGGACTATCTCGGCTCAGACGACCTGGAGGCCACGCCCTATGTCGCCGGCCGCATCAACTACGGTAAGTTCTATCTCGACTTCCAGGGCGAGCAGGTCCGCCTCAACGTCTCGCCGTTCGAGGGCCTGGCCTTCGGCCCGATGATCGACGTCGAGAACAAGCGTGACGACGGGGTGAAGAGCCCGCTGGTGGCCAAGCTGCCGCAAATCGACGACGCGCTGGAGGCCGGCGGCTTCGTGGCCTATTCGCGCCGCGCGATCTTCTCCGACCGTGACGAACTGACGGTCATGGCCAACTACCTGGCTGACACGTCCGACACCTTCGACGGCGGGGTAGGGGCGGTCAGCATCAGCTATGGACGTCGCCTGAACGGGCGCTGGTCGGTCGGCGGCTCGGCCAAGCTCGACATCGTCGACAAGAAATACGCCCAGACCTATTTCGGCGTCACCTCGTCCCAGTCGGCGGTCAGCGGCCTGCCAGCCTATGACCTGAAGGGGGGAGTGCGCGACGTCGCCCTGAGCGTGAAGGTCGGCTACGCCTTGAGCGACCATTGGAACCTGCAGGTCCTGGGCGGCTACAAGCGCCTGACCGGCGACTTCGCCGACAGTCCGCTGGTCAAGGGGGAGGGCAGCGCCGACCAGTTCAGCGCCGCCATCGCCATCGGCTATCGCTTCTAGGCGCGAGCTCGATATCCCGTGGAGCCGCTGAGCCCAAAGTTCCGCGTGGATCCGGACGGTGTCCGGAAGGCCGCTAGCGCCTTCGTCCCCCCCGAAGGGCTAGCGGCCGGTCGGCGATCAGTGCTTCCAGTTCAACGTCACGCCGAAGGTGCGCGGCGGATTATAGGCTCCGAAATTGGCGCCCAGGAAGACGGCCTGGTAGGTGCGGGTGACCTCGTTGGAGAGGTTCTTGCCCCACAGCGAGACCGACCAGTGGTCGCTGGGCGCGGTGTAGACCGCCCGGGCGTCGTAGAAGTTGGTCGGGTCGCGGCGCTCGGGACCCGTGTTGGAATTGTCATCGAAGATCATGCTCTCGTAGTGATAGTCGACGGCGAAGCGGATATTCCCGCCCCGGGCCAGCGCCAGGTCATAGGATGGCGACAGAACCAGCTTGTGCTTGGGCGTGCGCGAGATGCGGTTGCCGGCGTAGTCGATTCCCGGCTCGGGCGAGAACTCGTCGAACTTGGCGCTGGTATAGCCATAGGCCGCCACCAGACGCGCGCCGCCGAACGGGCGCCAGGCCAGGTAGGTCTCGTAACCCTTGATCGTCGCCTTGCCGGCGTTGTCGGTGACAACCGACAGGTCGGGCAGGGTGCGGCGGGTCTGCAGGTCGCTGTACTTCATGACGTAGACGGTGTTGTTCCAGACCAGCGTTCCGTCCAGGAACGTGCTCTTCTGGCCGACTTCGTACTGGGTGGCGTACTCGGGCTGGAAGCCGTCCGCGGCGTCCGCCGCATTGCCGGGCGTGTCCTGGAAGCCGCCGCTCTTGAAGCCGCGCGAGGCCATGGCGTAGACCAGATGGCGCTCGGCCGGCTTGAAGTTGACGCCGGCGCGCCAGGTCCAAGCCTTGTAGGTGTCCGATACCGAGACGGCGAAACGCTCATCGCCACGGAAGATCGAGTCGCCGTCCAGATTGTCGACGCGATAGTCCTTTTCGTCTTTCGAATAGCGCAGGCCGCCGATCAGCGAGACGCGGTCATTGACTGGAACCGTCACGTCGCCGAAGGCCGCGTAGCTCTTCAGGCCCGCCGACTGGGTGTAGATTTCCGTTCCCGCGCCGCCGATGTCGAGCACCAGGGTGTCCAGGCGATCGGTGTCGCTGCGGAAGGTGTAGAGGCCAGCCACCCACTGCACCGGACTGCTGGGCAGCGACGAAAGGCGCAATTCGTGGCTGGAGAAGTCGGTCTTCTCGTCGTTGCCGCCCGAAATGCCGATGAAGTTGGTGGTGGGGTTGCCGCCATCGAAGTCGTAGGCGGCGTGATAGTCCAGGTCGCGGTACGAGCCCAGATAGGTCAGGACGCCGAACGACAGGTCCCAGTCGGCCTGCAGGCGCACGCCCCAGGTGTCCTTGTTCTGGTAACCGTCGTCGGACCCGGCGGTGTGCTTACGATCGCGGTCTACGGTCCAGAACGCCGACATCGGGTCGGTCTCGTCCAGATCCAGGACGTGCTGGGCCGGGCCGGTCTCGCGGCTGCGCGTGCCGTCCACGGTGGCCAGCACGCGTATACGCTCGGTGGGTTCCACACGCAGGGCCAGGCGACCGCTGCGGGTGTCCTGGTCCTCGACGTCGTCGCCGGTGAAGGTGTTCTTCACGTAGCCGTCGTGGGTGCGCCAACTGGCGCTAGCCCGAACGGCGGCCTTGCCGTCGGCGAACGGGGCGTTGATCACGCCGGCGCCTTCCAGGCGGCTGTAGTTGCCGGCCGTCACCTCGGCGGCGGCGTCGAAGCCGTCGAGATCGGGCTTGTGCGAGACCACGTTGATGGCGCCGCCCACGACGTTGCGCCCGTAGAGCGTGCCTTGGGGACCCTTCAGCACCTCGATGCGCTCGACGTCGAAGGCGTCGAAGGCCACGGCCGCCGGACGGCCCAGATAGATTTCATCCAGGAAAACGGCCGAGCTG
The window above is part of the Caulobacter soli genome. Proteins encoded here:
- a CDS encoding Rid family hydrolase, which codes for MPHIVLSRAKRASLAYPPTFAELLSGIRSGDLLFVPGQVGGRGDGAPEPDFEAQVRLAFANIEATLKEAGGALSKLDGGRRDWAGRLRFRDQGHCRIPQ
- a CDS encoding glycerate kinase type-2 family protein, with protein sequence MTNQQAREALRALFDAAVAAASPALCVPPHLPPPPKGRTIVIGAGKAAAAMAAAVEAHWDGPLDGLVVTRYGHGIACRRILVVEAAHPVADEAGMAATAAMMDMLRGLTADDLVLCLLSGGGSALLAAPAPGLTLADKQEITRALLRSGAPIDEINCVRKHLSAVKGGRLAQMAAPARMVTLAISDVPGDDVSVIASGPTTPDHTTRMMALAILDRRQITIPDHVRAWLEDVRSETPKQVPPSETVIVARPRDALEAAAREARRRGLSPVVLGDAIEGEACVVAAEQAGLALEVAAGRFAISAPCVLLSGGETTVTVRGRGRGGRNAEYLLALAVALQGEAGIHALAADTDGIDGSEHNAGALLSPDSLARATALGLNPAWRLADNDGFGVFEALDDLVITGPTLTNVNDFRAILIDAPPSSEHLA
- a CDS encoding tartrate dehydrogenase encodes the protein MTKQRQYRIAVIPGDGIGKEVVPEGLRVLEAVSARFGCQFAFDHFDFASCDYYLKHGVMMPSDWKARIGGHDAIFFGAVGWPETVPDHVSLWGSLIQFRREFDQYVNLRPVKLMPGVPSPLAGRKPGDIDFYVVRENTEGEYSSIGGRIFPDTEREVVVQETVMTRVGVDRILKYAFDLAARRDKKHLTSATKSNGISITMPYWDERVEAMAPNYPQVRWDKYHIDILTAHFVQHPDWFDVVVASNLFGDILSDLGPACTGTIGIAPAGNINPERAFPSLFEPVHGSAPDIAGLGVANPVGQIWSAALMLDHLGESEAAAAVLAAIEAVLAQPELRTRDLGGPLGTEACGRAIAEAVARPGSPPSAALKLNSNI
- a CDS encoding MipA/OmpV family protein, with protein sequence MRLLPMGSLLAFLPLLATPAVAREEERAWSGNIAVGAGMRPDYLGSDDLEATPYVAGRINYGKFYLDFQGEQVRLNVSPFEGLAFGPMIDVENKRDDGVKSPLVAKLPQIDDALEAGGFVAYSRRAIFSDRDELTVMANYLADTSDTFDGGVGAVSISYGRRLNGRWSVGGSAKLDIVDKKYAQTYFGVTSSQSAVSGLPAYDLKGGVRDVALSVKVGYALSDHWNLQVLGGYKRLTGDFADSPLVKGEGSADQFSAAIAIGYRF
- a CDS encoding TonB-dependent receptor encodes the protein MAVSRKALTYGPALMALLGAAPALAQTTPAASAPEAVQIEEVVVTAQRRNESLQDVPVTVTAFGADQVQQARIRQIDDVAGLTPGLQFDAFPASQPRISIRGIGSSDRGAAGDPSSAVFLDEIYLGRPAAVAFDAFDVERIEVLKGPQGTLYGRNVVGGAINVVSHKPDLDGFDAAAEVTAGNYSRLEGAGVINAPFADGKAAVRASASWRTHDGYVKNTFTGDDVEDQDTRSGRLALRVEPTERIRVLATVDGTRSRETGPAQHVLDLDETDPMSAFWTVDRDRKHTAGSDDGYQNKDTWGVRLQADWDLSFGVLTYLGSYRDLDYHAAYDFDGGNPTTNFIGISGGNDEKTDFSSHELRLSSLPSSPVQWVAGLYTFRSDTDRLDTLVLDIGGAGTEIYTQSAGLKSYAAFGDVTVPVNDRVSLIGGLRYSKDEKDYRVDNLDGDSIFRGDERFAVSVSDTYKAWTWRAGVNFKPAERHLVYAMASRGFKSGGFQDTPGNAADAADGFQPEYATQYEVGQKSTFLDGTLVWNNTVYVMKYSDLQTRRTLPDLSVVTDNAGKATIKGYETYLAWRPFGGARLVAAYGYTSAKFDEFSPEPGIDYAGNRISRTPKHKLVLSPSYDLALARGGNIRFAVDYHYESMIFDDNSNTGPERRDPTNFYDARAVYTAPSDHWSVSLWGKNLSNEVTRTYQAVFLGANFGAYNPPRTFGVTLNWKH